The following proteins come from a genomic window of Dysidea avara chromosome 12, odDysAvar1.4, whole genome shotgun sequence:
- the LOC136240520 gene encoding arrestin domain-containing protein 4-like, which yields MAKGKHVDLVLNVNDDRQSYTAGSTVTGTVVLKLSKDMTPMHHISVVFSGDANVSFSIKNLDGQNRRFTNPINLCTITQRVWDAAAHGQQVTGVVSAGIYEFPFGFQIPTNILLPSSFEIKRDNHIQYSLFAGISQSGTFDFAYKSTIKIIELTEIVGINTPDLTSPHSITSQKVVRSFFQPPRSIFLSVGIQRKGYCLGESIAINATAENHSSKTIVALRASLTQTVVTAGTARYRPSLLSSMLTVPGKKTRLMVFNQNDYPSTTVVGEFSHWNNVLLAIPSKSLLPTTSSCQVINVSYTLNVTLVLHKKKEVNLQSHTFNLPQMWTLPSLEYNNL from the exons ATGGCGAAAGGAAAACATGTAGATCTTGTTTTAAATGTAAATGATGATAGACAATCTTATACTGCAGGATCTACTGTTACAGGAACTGTAGTTCTGAAACTTTCCAAAGATATGACACCAATGCACCATATCAGTGTTGTTTTCTCAGGGGATGCTAATGTTAGCTTCAGTATAAAAAATCTTGATGGTCAAAACAGACGCTTCACCAATCCAATCAACTTATGTACCATAACACAGAGAGTGTGGGATGCTGCAGCTCATGGTCAACAAGTCACTGGCGTTGTATCTGCTGGCATTTATGAGTTTCCATTTGGGTTTCAGATTCCTACCAATATACTGTTGCCATCATCTTTTGAAATAAAGCGTGATAACCATATACAATATTCATTATTTGCTGGTATCTCACAGTCAGGTACATTTGATTTTGCCTACAAATCAACAATTAAAATAATTGAACTCACTGAAATTGTTGGCATAAACACTCCTGATCTAACATCTCCACATTCTATCACATCACAAAAGGTAGTACGCTCTTTCTTTCAACCCCCCAGATCAATTTTTCTGTCAGTTGGAATACAAAGAAAGGGGTACTGTCTTGGAGAATCAATTGCCATCAATGCTACAGCTGAAAATCATAGCAGCAAAACGATTGTTGCTTTAAGAGCCAGTTTAACACAAACGGTGGTTACTGCAGGCACTGCTAGATACAGACCCTCACTACTTTCATCCATGCTCACTGTACCTGGAAAGAAAACCCGATTAATGGTTTTCAACCAAAATGACTATCCTTCAACAACAGTAGTGGGAGAATTTTCACATTGGAATAATGTGTTGCTGGCTATTCCTTCAAAATCCTTATTGCCAACTACTTCAAGCTGTCAAGTTATAAATGTTTCATATACTTTGAATGTAACTCTTGTTCTTCACAAGAAAAAAG AGGTCAACCTGCAATCCCACACGTTCAATCTGCCACAAATGTGGACACTCCCATCATT GGAATATAATAATCTATGA
- the LOC136241336 gene encoding intermembrane lipid transfer protein VPS13B-like, whose amino-acid sequence MSSSHDHSYTELNCPNVLVKCTGKEMVQLMDVCWSWCVDTGNYNRDHSDIIDNGTNNDKLILALTDVTWQYSTSMTTITHSLILHHLDTSMSCDPPTTMPSSKLIRGPVVTKGNKDSFPTNMGTLVLQDCDGNILEAFCAYPIGKGNEKNFSTIRLKLAGLLACFHPSLLSYLKSIPTDLLLGEDKTTTAAVVMDPTAHEPDTELNEATDRGERIISLLRSFVVEINLEPVMLVFPINTNTNIDSIPYDYWQLHGVPTIPMVVTMLPSVLVTSSGGLPLDEPSSKGSLEDTFPWRACVEGLSLFTVGTSCRRYVINPVAMDMDIATVRSTTSTEVGIGVHSDVQPIVVSVSPEQAKLLSAVIRIMSDLASSLLNTNNSQEWDESGFVSQSQPTASLSPSPAHSVITVSTMPGLSVASSQLPTRVPSLWLQLTLSKLTLCVFSADDDDEEVELKSMVDDLMGVSSVECTLCDVSCSLDIQEQQFEAIVKVVSADAQLNHEAPTISSSQERSCHKLFSSHTSILDPSISSALSNLMTELNEPEPQSTQHSSSRSFLGISFLSYSNGSTHCKAPKLTVEMKPFELLVWLPIVRYLDGITRPFTDLIGQNKDEIPPDDGEFMWPVLDIKMDCFRVTVPDSNFTSALVLSIDSACLTSNLDYPITRMIVNSSVYKKANVAVHDRRRPHLPAYQLDMCSVAFWAYQVDNHKQVTVLPVVLSCELRVLFSPAILQPSQAPGKVLMVACGNSLEVNISSNVTIFVGQDQINLVSSIIKSTMVPTPSSDSLTDMATVLPAAPSIPYQAVLSGNKITVCLFQSPSPTEQSHSSFKMQPLIQLAIDHPLCTLTSTGNSVQYSISCYDAHINMAGSGKELSTYAELRSEELYCFAVMDTRKGQPQVKTGVMPSLLVLNYSVNTSQAENNTLTISAEIGKPLHITLTPDLVSVFNTVKSYTTIITDSTHTHAPISANTETSVKLPSYTETPINLKLSTSQCLIEIGISKFQHPKRRKSVSDSYPYLVEKGVVLSWSGLNGRFPETGDSSRFALTNKGVLSASGVQLHLVVEQSELPCLCNSHLDVKLYHHAPLSDLDHSEFFITLSSSSLHLLVSNDHIVAANELHTTLTEVLESLHIDNTAAIDYDAINKESKGNTIYEDDLRSGEFVYVFNAGEGSYQEPLPGQIVFNEGKDAVVASSMEWCYHEPRVITSLQVAPVPFNVSSNQAAAMEIQIGCLLQYWDIEEQEYVTLKSFTLTECTSCSLVLDNGSNVLPSSRQWRVVIDEVMWTGESEEDWSQLAERAGFPAPLSTILSPVVLAASTRIDSLHNKYLSPSLILHSELEKLSVKFIFFNRHRERSFEGYDVVLPSPIEQELFELCATNFSLRSRRWSDGTISGTIRSSFGVQFVDFRDLTWRSAVECMQVSIGVFQQCDPTKLKLEAAIKADLLSLHVSQGLSHTLLLAHHMWSTSQPVTLLTHYIVCNDTVEDLHFGQSGTEEDIFLPSHSCHGYCWRTSQAISQELHICLVHEGMWHWTKPFGIDGECVLAVPLQVGSQWTTLFVEVHLLGGLQRVITFRGSWMITSYLPFPVEVGLVNSMQLTQEQEEAEEFSGWGSSSAAADDDDHSAIIPACSSLPSMLAAEDRFAGIKFCLPNVREWSKSYPLSSRTQNWKKPHLLVNVPSKNDGIMQCWFNLVPFYGSGSQPSPTKIILWPLFGAVSHLPFDLTLCSTTYDQVPPSPSKPDQTDHLVVVKGSGSNQPTILPGQGAFTQLPSFLADVWHQLQFVHQNEENDIMLEPIVPVSTTMLHELPVTDLTYEQLEGFSQQWPYCDLTTAPQESKGASARVLLLRLPVSTTQHCTILASLSRTPSNTILLELHPQCLLVNRTSVGITVREKGTTGNGQLLDHNDTLIPSSDELAFGMKWQHYELWSGTVNLSSLAIINEDKDDDDDDPNKPSPFVLVKCHSPDMKVIAEFQVVALT is encoded by the exons ATGTCTTCAAGCCATGATCA TTCATACACGGAACTGAACTGTCCTAATGTTCTAGTGAAGTGCACTGGAAAGGAAATGGTTCAATTGATGGATGTGTGTTGGTCATGGTGTGTGGACACTGGTAATTATAACAGAGATCATTCTGATATCattg ACAATGGCACTAACAATGACAAGCTAATACTAGCCCTCACTGATGTCACCTGGCAGTATTCTACCAGTATGACTACCATCACACACTCTCTCATATTGCATCATCTCGACACCTCTATGTCATGTGATCCCCCAACAACTATGCCATCCTCTAAGCTAATTCGAGGACCTGTAGTAACCAAAGGCAACAAAGACTCATTTCCCACCAACATGGGTACTTTGGTGCTACAAGACTGTGATGGAAATATACTTGAGGCATTTTGTGCATACCCAATAGGAAAAGGAAATG AGAAGAATTTCTCAACAATACGTTTGAAGCTGGCAGGACTGTTGGCTTGTTTCCATCCATCACTGCTGTCTTATCTGAAGTCAATTCCAACTGATCTGTTACTTGGAGAAGACAAAACAACTACAGCTGCTGTAGTGATGGACCCTACAGCTCATGAACCAG ATACTGAACTGAATGAAGCTACTGACCGTGGAGAAAGGATAATATCGTTGCTGCGATCATTTGTGGTTGAG ATCAACCTGGAACCAGTCATGCTAGTATTCCCCAtcaatactaatactaatattgACTCGATACCTTACGACTACTGGCAGCTACATGGAGTACCAACCATCCCAATGGTGGTTACCATGTTGCCTTCAGTTCTTGTCACATCATCTGGGGGACTTCCGCTTGATGAACCATCATCAAAAGGATCCCTTGAGGACACGTTTCCATGGAGGGCGTGTGTTGAGGGACTCTCCTTGTTCACTGTTGGCACTTCTTGTAGACGTTATGTTATTAACCCTGTTGCCATGGATATGGATATAGCAACAGTACGTTCCACCACATCAACAGAAGTTGGAATTGGTGTACATTCTGATGTGCAACCAATAGTAGTCTCTGTGTCTCCAGAACAA GCCAAGTTGCTCTCAGCTGTGATAAGGATCATGTCAGATTTGGCATCATCACTGCTCAACACTAACAACTCTCAGGAATGGGACGAGTCAGGATTTGTATCCCAGTCACAACCTACTGCCAGTTTGTCACCTTCCCCAGCTCATTCAGTCATTACAGTCTCTACCATGCCCGGCCTGAGTGTTGCCTCTTCACAGCTACCCACCAGGGTCCCCTCCCTCTGGTTACAACTGACTCTTTCTAAACTGACCCTCTGTGTGTTCTCAgccgatgatgatgatgaagaggTGGAGTTGAAATCAATGGTGGATGATCTGATGGGAGTTAGCAGTGTAGAGTGCACTCTTTGTGATGTGTCATGTTCTCTTGATATTCAAGAGCAACAGTTTGAGGCCATCGTGAAGGTTGTATCAGCTGATGCACAATT GAATCATGAAGCACCCACCATCTCCTCAAGTCAAGAGAGAAGTTGTCACAAGCTATTTTCCTCTCACACGTCCATTTTGGACCCATCAATTTCCAGTGCACTATCCAATCTGATGACAGAGCTGAATGAGCCAGAACCACAGTCCACGCAACATTCAAGTTCTCGATCGTTCCTCGGTATCAGTTTTCTCTCATATTCTAATGGTTCCACGCACTGCAAGGCACCCAAACTGACAGTGGAGATGAAGCCATTTGAGTTGCTAGTGTGGCTACCCATTGTGCGCTACCTTGATGGAATAACCAGACCATTCACTGATTTGATTGGACAGAACAAAGATGAG ATACCTCCAGATGATGGAGAGTTTATGTGGCCAGTGCTAGACATTAAGATGGACTGTTTCAGGGTCACTGTACCAGACTCCAATTTCACATCAGCACTTGTTCTTAGCATAGACAGTGCTTGTCTCACTTCTAACCTAGACTATCCCATCACACGAATGATAGTCAATTCTAGCGTGTACAAGAAGGCTAATGTGGCAGTACATGACAGAAGGAGACCACATCTGCCAGCATATCAGTTGGATATGTGTTCAGTAGCATTCTGGGCCTATCAAGTGGATAATCataaacaagtcacagtgttGCCTGTTGTACTGAGCTGTGAACTGCGAGTGCTGTTTAGTCCAGCTATATTACAGCCAAGCCAAGCCCCTGGGAAG GTTTTGATGGTTGCATGTGGTAATTCACTGGAGGTGAATATATCCAGTAACGTGACAATATTTGTTGGACAAGATCAAATTAATCTGGTGTCTTCTATCATCAAATCTACAATGGTACCTACTCCTAGTAGTGATTCACTAACAGATATGGCAACTGTACTACCAGCAGCACCCTCCATACCTTATCAAGCTGTACTGAGTGGTAACAAAATCACTGTCTGTCTTTTCCAGTCTCCTTCACCAACTGAACAGTCACATTCATCTTTCAAGATGCAGCCACTAATTCAGTTAGCCATTGATCATCCGCTCTGTACATTGACCAGTACTGGCAACTCTGTCCAGTATAGTATCTCTTGTTATGATGCTCATATCAATATGGCTGGTAGTGGAAAGGAATTGTCTA CTTATGCTGAACTACGATCAGAAGAGTTGTACTGCTTTGCAGTAATGGACACCCGTAAAGGGCAGCCACAAGTGAAAACCGGGGTCATGCCTTCTCTGTTGGTGCTGAACTACTCTGTAAATACCAGTCAAGCTGAgaataatacat TGACAATATCAGCTGAAATTGGCAAGCCATTACACATCACACTGACACCAGATTTGGTCAGTGTGTTTAACACAGTCAAGTcatacactaccatcatcaCTGACTCCACCCACACACACGCTCCAATATCTGCCAATACAGAAACATCAGTCAAGCTCCCATCCTACACTGAAACTCCTATAAACCTAAAGCTGTCCACCAGCCAGTGTCTTATTGAAATTGGTATTTCTAAGTTTCAACATCCAAAAAGAAGAAAATCAGTGAGTGACTCTTATCCATATCTTGTTGAGAAAGGTGTGGTTTtatcttggagtggccttaatggCAGGTTTCCTGAGACTGGTGATAGTTCAAGGTTTGCTCTCACCAATAAAGGAGTATTATCAGCCAGTGGAGTACAGCTACATTTAGTTGTGGAGCAGTCTGAGTTACCCTGCCTCTGTAACAGCCATCTTGATGTGAAACTCTATCATCATGCACCACTTTCAGATTTAGACCACTCAGAGTTTTTCATAACGTTATCTTCGTCATCCTTGCACTTGCTTGTCAGCAATGACCACATTGTGGCTGCAAATGAACTGCACACAACGTTAACTGAAGTACTAGAATCACTACACATAGACAATACTGCTGCCATTGATTATGATGCTATCAACAAGGAGTCCAAAGGTAACACTATTTATGAAGATGATCTTAGAAGTGGCGAGTTTGTTTATGTGTTTAATGCTGGAGAGGGCAGTTATCAGGAGCCTCTACCTGGTCAGATTGTGTTTAATGAGGGCAAAGATGCCGTTGTGGCTTCTTCTATGGAATGGTGTTATCATGAGCCACGAGTTATCACCAGTCTTCAAGTGGCTCCTGTTCCATTCAATGTTTCTAGTAACCAGGCTGCTGCTATGGAAATACAA ATCGGCTGCTTGTTACAATACTGGGACATTGAAGAACAAGAGTATGTCACGCTGAAAAGTTTCACTCTCACTGAGTGCACCAGTTGCTCACTGGTGTTGGACAATGGCAGTAATGTTTTACCCAGCTCTAGGCAATGGAGGGTAGTGATTGATGAAGTTATGTGGACTGGTGAGAGTGAGGAAGACTGGAGTCAACTTGCAGAGCGTGCTGGATTCCCTGCTCCGCTATCTACCATTTTATCTCCTGTTgtccttgctgccagcactagAATAGACTCATTGCATAACAAATATCTTTCACCATCATTAATACTGCATTCAGAACTAGAGAAACTTTCTGTCAAGTTCATTTTCTTTAATCGACACAGAGAAAGGAGTTTTGAGGGTTACGATGTTGTGTTGCCTTCTCCGATTGAGCAGGAACTTTTTGAATTGTGTGCAACAAACTTCAGTCTGCGTTCAAGAAGATGGTCAGATGGAACAATATCAGGAACAATCAGGAGTTCGTTTGGTGTACAGTTTGTAGACTTCAGAGATCTTACATGGCGCAGTGCTGTTGAATGCATGCAAGTCAGCATCGGTGTATTCCAGCAGTGTGATCCTACCAAGCTTAAACTGGAAGCAGCCATCAAAGCAGACCTCCTGTCATTACATGTTAGTCAAGGTCTTTCCCATACTCTACTACTAGCACACCACATGTGGTCTACCAGTCAGCCAGTGACACTACTAACACACTACATCGTTTGTAATGACACAGTGGAAGATTTACATTTCGGCCAGTCAGGCACTGAAGAGGACATCTTCCTCCCCAGCCACAGCTGTCATGGGTACTGCTGGAGAACAAGCCAAGCAATCAGTCAG GAGCTACATATTTGTTTGGTGCATGAAGGGATGTGGCATTGGACTAAACCTTTTGGTATTGACGGTGAGTGTGTGTTGGCAGTTCCTCTACAGGTTGGATCTCAGTGGACTACTCTGTTTGTGGAAGTCCATCTGCTAGGAGGACTACAGCGTGTTATCACTTTTAGAGGAAGTTGGATGATCACTTCGTATCTACCATTCCCGGTGGAAGTGGGATTAGTTAACAGTATGCAGCTTACTCAGGAGcaagaagaagcagaagaatTTAGTGGGTGGGGCTCAAGTTCTGCTgcagctgatgatgatgatcactCAGCAATCATTCCAGCTTGTTCTAGTCTCCCTTCAATGTTGGCAGCTGAGGATAGATTTGCAGGCATAAAATTTTGTCTGCCAAATGTGAGAGAGTGGTCCAAATCATACCCACTTAGTTCTAGAACACAGAATTGGAAAAAGCCTCATTTGCTTGTGAATGTCCCATCAAAAAATGATGGCATAATGCAATGCTGGTTTAACCTGGTGCCATTCTATGGTAGTGGATCACAGCCATCTCCAACAAAG ATAATACTATGGCCACTGTTTGGAGCTGTTAGTCACCTGCCATTTGATCTTACTCTCTGTTCAACAACATATGATCAAGTGCCACCGTCTCCATCAAAACCAGATCAAACCGATCATCTAGTAGTAGTCAAGGGTTCTGGTTCCAACCAACCCACAATTTTACCTGGTCAAGGTGCTTTCACTCAGCTGCCCAGCTTTCTTGCTGATGTTTGGCACCAGCTGCAGTTTGTTCACCAAAATGAGGAGAACGATATAATGCTTGAACCTATTGTGCCTGTATCCACTACGATGTTACATGAGCTGCCAGTTACTGACCTCACCTATGAGCAACTGGAGGGCTTTTCCCAGCAGTGGCCATATTGTGATCTTACCACAGCCCCCCAGGA GTCTAAGGGGGCTAGTGCTCGTGTTTTGTTACTAAGGCTTCCTGTTAGTACGACTCAGCACTGCACCATTTTAGCCTCACTGTCAAGAACTCCCTCCAACACTATCTTACTGGAACTTCATCCTCAGTGTTTACTGGTCAATCGTACCTCTGTTGGTATCACAGTAAGAGAGAAGGGCACTACTGGGAATGGGCAGTTACTGGATCACAATGATACTCTAATACCTTCATCTGATGAG TTAGCTTTCGGTATGAAGTGGCAGCATTATGAGCTGTGGTCTGGCACAGTTAACTTGTCCTCGTTGGCAATAATAAATGAAGacaaagatgatgatgatgatgatcccAACAAGCCATCACCATTTGTATTGGTCAAGTGTCATTCACCAGATATG AAAGTGATAGCTGAATTTCAAGTGGTAGCATTAACATAG